Proteins co-encoded in one Bradyrhizobium sp. 170 genomic window:
- a CDS encoding formyltransferase family protein, with protein sequence MRITLVGSRHFGVTTFNTLRQHGVDIVRVVVHDGEDRLAAAARATGIEVVVQADPKRVAAPEVAPNTDLIVTAHSHARVTREALATAKLGGIGYHPSLLPRHRGLAAVEWTIKEGDPIAGGTVYHLADRMDAGAIAVQEWVFVRKGETARELWERALAPLGQKLLADVIFHAKTHNNLPATPQEEEFATQAPSLPDAKH encoded by the coding sequence ATGCGGATCACCCTGGTCGGTTCCCGCCATTTCGGCGTAACGACATTCAACACGCTGCGCCAACACGGGGTCGATATCGTCCGCGTTGTCGTCCACGATGGCGAGGACCGGCTTGCTGCCGCCGCGCGGGCCACCGGGATCGAGGTCGTCGTGCAGGCCGATCCGAAACGCGTGGCCGCACCGGAAGTCGCGCCCAATACCGACCTGATCGTGACCGCCCACAGCCATGCCCGCGTGACCCGCGAGGCACTGGCTACCGCCAAACTCGGCGGCATCGGCTATCACCCCTCGCTCCTGCCCCGGCATCGCGGCCTCGCCGCGGTGGAGTGGACCATCAAGGAGGGCGATCCGATCGCTGGCGGCACCGTCTATCACCTCGCCGACCGGATGGATGCCGGCGCCATCGCCGTCCAGGAGTGGGTATTCGTCAGGAAGGGAGAGACCGCGCGTGAGCTCTGGGAACGCGCGCTGGCACCGCTCGGCCAGAAACTGCTCGCTGACGTCATCTTTCACGCCAAGACCCACAACAACCTCCCTGCCACCCCGCAGGAAGAGGAGTTCGCCACCCAAGCGCCAAGCCTGCCCGACGCTAAACACTGA
- a CDS encoding BrnA antitoxin family protein, which yields MADQPRRPRTLNDARTEAEAAFKRTTTKVAEAPPKTPRLPGVRELISLRIDQDVLEYFQEGGPGWQDRMNEALRKAAGK from the coding sequence ATGGCGGACCAGCCGCGGCGGCCGAGAACCCTGAACGACGCGCGCACCGAAGCCGAGGCCGCGTTCAAGCGCACCACCACCAAGGTGGCGGAAGCGCCGCCGAAGACGCCCCGGCTTCCCGGCGTGAGGGAATTGATCTCGCTGCGCATCGATCAGGATGTGCTGGAATATTTCCAGGAAGGCGGCCCCGGCTGGCAGGACCGCATGAACGAGGCATTGCGAAAGGCCGCGGGCAAATAG
- a CDS encoding patatin-like phospholipase family protein yields the protein MLCSLALAACTSLPRTPYSAADAAGSRVLDIDGLRRYTDEPVTKFRFEKDDRSSARTYLALSGGGADGAYGVGVLNGWTAAGTRPAFSVVSGVSTGGLIAPFAFLGSQYDDTLRDVYTSGIASSLLDDPSIIRVLFGSGLFGNKRLRELVARYVGPEILAAVARENARGRKLLVVTTDLDTQRTVVWDMGKIAAVGSPEALRLFRDVMAASASIPLVFPPILIEAEGQGRRFEEMHVDGGVTAPVLTLPDALLFHGRLPANSRMNIYILVNKKLERTFELVSNSTLDVASRSLSSITQSQTRSVIFSTYDFAKRNRWGFHLSYIERDYPAARSEGFDTAYMRALYQYGYEKAASGSAWTSELP from the coding sequence TTGCTGTGCAGCCTCGCGCTGGCCGCCTGCACGTCGCTGCCGCGGACGCCCTACAGCGCTGCGGATGCCGCTGGCTCCCGCGTGCTCGATATCGACGGCCTGCGGCGCTACACCGACGAACCCGTCACGAAATTCCGTTTCGAGAAAGACGACCGCTCCTCAGCCAGGACCTATCTCGCGCTCTCCGGCGGCGGCGCCGATGGCGCCTATGGCGTGGGCGTGTTGAACGGCTGGACCGCGGCCGGCACCCGCCCGGCCTTCTCGGTCGTCTCTGGCGTCAGCACCGGCGGCCTGATTGCGCCTTTTGCGTTTCTCGGCTCCCAATACGACGACACGCTGAGGGACGTCTACACCAGCGGCATAGCTTCGAGCCTGCTCGATGATCCCAGCATCATCCGCGTGCTGTTCGGATCCGGCCTGTTCGGCAATAAGCGACTGCGCGAGCTGGTGGCTCGCTATGTCGGGCCGGAGATCCTGGCCGCCGTTGCACGCGAAAATGCCAGGGGCCGAAAACTGCTCGTGGTGACGACCGATCTCGACACCCAGCGCACGGTCGTTTGGGACATGGGGAAGATCGCCGCGGTCGGTTCGCCCGAGGCGCTGCGCCTGTTTCGCGACGTGATGGCAGCCTCCGCCAGCATTCCGCTGGTCTTCCCGCCCATCCTGATCGAAGCCGAGGGCCAGGGCCGGCGCTTTGAGGAGATGCATGTCGACGGCGGCGTAACCGCTCCGGTCCTGACGCTGCCGGATGCCCTGCTCTTCCACGGCCGCCTGCCAGCAAACAGCCGGATGAACATCTACATCCTCGTCAACAAGAAGCTCGAACGAACTTTTGAGCTCGTATCCAACAGCACGCTCGATGTCGCTTCACGCAGCCTGTCGTCGATCACCCAGTCCCAGACGCGCTCGGTCATCTTCTCGACCTACGATTTCGCCAAGCGCAATCGGTGGGGCTTCCATCTGTCCTATATCGAGCGCGACTATCCCGCGGCACGCTCAGAGGGCTTCGATACTGCCTATATGCGCGCCCTTTATCAGTACGGCTATGAAAAGGCTGCATCGGGCAGCGCCTGGACCTCGGAGCTTCCGTAA
- a CDS encoding aspartate-semialdehyde dehydrogenase translates to MSHEPVVAIAGVTGAVGAEFIATMDRRTFPVGKLKALASARSAGKTIDFRGQKVVIEELTEKSFEGVDIALFSAGAGISRKFSPAAVKAGAVVIDNSSAFRMDPNVPLVIPEINAGRIREHRGIIAVPNCSAITALVPLWPIHRQNRIKRVILSTYQAASGAGAAAMEELVESTRAHLEGRPFTPKVIPLPYAFNVFSHNTEIDPETGYNGEETKVIKETRKIFEDVQIAIGVTCVRVPVLRAHCEAITFECERPITEHEVRAILSKAPGVKIVDDRAKNYFPMPIDASGQDDVLVGRIRRDLSDASGHSISMFVSADQLLKGAALNAIQIAELLPERAMA, encoded by the coding sequence GTGAGCCACGAACCCGTTGTTGCCATTGCCGGCGTAACCGGCGCTGTCGGCGCCGAATTCATCGCCACCATGGACAGGCGCACCTTTCCCGTCGGCAAGCTCAAGGCGCTGGCCAGCGCCCGCTCGGCCGGCAAGACCATCGACTTCCGCGGCCAAAAGGTCGTCATCGAAGAGCTCACCGAGAAGTCCTTTGAGGGCGTCGACATCGCGTTGTTCTCGGCGGGCGCCGGCATCTCGCGCAAGTTCTCCCCGGCAGCCGTGAAGGCCGGCGCGGTCGTAATCGACAATTCCTCCGCGTTCCGGATGGATCCGAACGTGCCGCTGGTGATCCCCGAGATCAACGCGGGCCGCATCCGCGAGCACAGGGGCATCATCGCCGTTCCGAATTGTTCGGCGATCACCGCGCTGGTGCCGCTGTGGCCGATCCATCGGCAGAACCGCATCAAGCGCGTGATCCTGTCGACCTATCAGGCGGCGAGCGGCGCAGGCGCAGCGGCGATGGAGGAGCTGGTGGAATCGACCCGCGCTCATCTCGAGGGCCGGCCGTTCACGCCAAAGGTCATACCGCTTCCCTACGCGTTCAACGTCTTCAGCCACAACACGGAAATCGATCCCGAGACCGGCTACAACGGCGAAGAAACCAAGGTGATCAAGGAGACCCGCAAGATCTTCGAGGACGTGCAGATCGCCATCGGCGTCACCTGCGTCCGCGTGCCGGTGCTGCGCGCCCATTGCGAAGCCATCACCTTCGAGTGTGAAAGGCCGATCACCGAGCACGAGGTCCGCGCGATCCTGTCGAAGGCGCCGGGCGTCAAGATCGTCGACGACCGGGCGAAGAACTACTTCCCGATGCCGATCGATGCGTCGGGCCAGGATGACGTCCTGGTCGGCCGCATCCGCCGGGATCTCAGCGATGCCTCAGGTCACTCGATCTCGATGTTCGTGTCGGCCGACCAGCTCCTGAAGGGCGCGGCGCTCAACGCGATCCAGATCGCGGAATTGCTGCCGGAGCGCGCGATGGCGTGA
- the tgt gene encoding tRNA guanosine(34) transglycosylase Tgt, which produces MSLPNHFELLATNGAARTGRLTTPHGVVQTPAFMPVGTAGAMKGMHWREVRDAGADIVLGNTYHLMLRPGAERIAALGGLQTFTGWNGPMLTDSGGFQVMSLSDLRKVSEKAVTFRSHIDGAKVELSPERSIEVQRLLGADIAMQMDECVRLPAGRDDIERAMRLSLRWAERSKRAFETAPDGYMLFGIVQGGDIPEMRHTNARGLVEIGFHGYAIGGLAVGEPQAVMLAMVEETAPALPADRPRYLMGVGTPEDLLESVARGIDMFDCVMPTRNGRHGMAFTRFGQINLRNARHADDPRPLDEESEWPSTRNISRAYLHHLVRSGETLGAMLLSEINVAYYQHLMRGMREAIAGGTFETFRMKTRAGWARGDIVPR; this is translated from the coding sequence ATGAGTCTTCCCAATCATTTCGAATTGCTCGCCACCAATGGTGCCGCCCGCACCGGCCGCCTGACCACGCCGCATGGCGTGGTGCAGACGCCGGCCTTCATGCCGGTCGGCACCGCTGGGGCGATGAAGGGCATGCACTGGCGCGAGGTGCGCGATGCCGGCGCCGACATCGTGCTCGGCAACACCTATCATCTGATGCTGCGGCCGGGCGCCGAGCGGATCGCCGCGCTGGGGGGCCTGCAGACCTTCACCGGGTGGAACGGGCCGATGCTGACGGACTCCGGTGGCTTCCAGGTGATGTCGCTGTCGGACCTGCGCAAGGTGAGCGAGAAGGCCGTGACCTTCCGCTCGCACATCGATGGCGCCAAGGTTGAGCTGTCGCCGGAGCGGTCGATCGAGGTGCAGCGGCTGCTCGGCGCCGACATCGCCATGCAGATGGACGAGTGCGTGCGGCTGCCGGCCGGGCGCGACGACATCGAGCGCGCGATGCGGCTGTCGCTGCGCTGGGCCGAGCGCAGCAAGCGGGCGTTCGAGACCGCGCCTGATGGATACATGCTGTTCGGTATCGTGCAGGGTGGCGACATTCCCGAGATGCGCCATACCAATGCGCGCGGGCTGGTCGAGATCGGCTTCCACGGCTACGCGATCGGCGGACTTGCGGTCGGCGAGCCGCAAGCGGTGATGCTTGCGATGGTCGAGGAAACCGCGCCGGCTCTTCCTGCTGATCGCCCACGCTATCTGATGGGCGTCGGCACGCCCGAGGATCTGCTGGAAAGCGTGGCGCGCGGCATCGACATGTTCGATTGCGTGATGCCGACCCGGAACGGCCGTCACGGCATGGCGTTCACCCGCTTCGGCCAGATCAACCTACGCAACGCCCGCCATGCCGACGATCCGCGGCCGCTGGATGAGGAAAGCGAATGGCCCTCGACACGCAACATTTCGCGCGCCTATCTGCATCACCTGGTTCGCTCGGGGGAGACGCTGGGGGCGATGCTGCTGTCGGAAATCAACGTCGCGTATTATCAGCACCTGATGCGGGGCATGCGCGAGGCGATCGCTGGCGGTACGTTCGAGACGTTCCGAATGAAAACGCGCGCCGGATGGGCGCGCGGTGACATTGTTCCACGATAG
- a CDS encoding RidA family protein: protein MRILQPAEWSKPRGFSHGVEVDASGKWVVLAGQTGGDEKGDYAPDMAAQVGTALKRIVKLLGEAGAGPEHIVRLTWYLTSRSEYEAAGAGIGAAWKETLGRNFPPSTLLYIDGLVDVRAKVEIEVTAFVPKS from the coding sequence ATGCGTATCTTGCAACCGGCCGAATGGTCGAAACCCCGCGGTTTCTCGCACGGTGTCGAGGTCGACGCTTCAGGCAAATGGGTCGTGCTGGCCGGCCAGACCGGCGGCGACGAGAAGGGCGATTATGCCCCTGACATGGCCGCCCAGGTCGGCACGGCGCTGAAGCGCATCGTCAAGCTGCTTGGAGAAGCCGGCGCGGGACCGGAACACATCGTCCGCCTGACCTGGTACCTGACCAGCCGCAGCGAATACGAAGCCGCAGGAGCGGGCATCGGTGCAGCCTGGAAGGAAACGCTCGGGCGCAATTTCCCGCCATCGACATTGCTCTACATCGACGGGCTGGTCGACGTCAGGGCCAAGGTCGAAATCGAAGTTACTGCCTTCGTGCCCAAAAGCTAG
- a CDS encoding DMT family transporter: MDRTQSKTLAALWMGGWLSLMLIITIAGREAAREINVFQLMEMRSVLGFLMLYPLIRANGGFGMMKTTRLPQHVARNLIHYGAQLGWFFALTLIPIGQVVAIEFTMPIWTAILAATFLGERMTIWKIAAIALGIVGVVVIVRPATSEVNPGQLIALAAAVGFGVSVAMVKSLTRTEQTLSIMFWMLVVQSVAGLFPALYVWTWPPTYLWGWVVVIAFCGTFSHYCMARALLHADATVVIPMDFLRVPLSAAAGWLIYSERLDLLTVLGAALILTGNLLNLKPNSSTKASAPS, encoded by the coding sequence ATGGACCGCACACAATCCAAAACCCTGGCTGCACTGTGGATGGGCGGCTGGCTCAGCCTGATGCTGATCATAACGATCGCCGGACGCGAGGCGGCGCGCGAGATCAACGTGTTCCAGCTCATGGAGATGCGCTCGGTCCTCGGCTTCCTGATGCTGTACCCGCTGATCCGCGCCAACGGCGGATTTGGCATGATGAAGACGACGCGGCTGCCGCAGCACGTGGCGCGCAACCTCATCCACTACGGCGCGCAGCTCGGCTGGTTCTTTGCCCTGACGCTGATCCCGATCGGCCAGGTGGTGGCCATCGAATTCACGATGCCGATCTGGACCGCGATCCTGGCCGCGACGTTTCTCGGCGAGCGCATGACGATCTGGAAGATCGCGGCGATCGCGCTCGGGATCGTCGGCGTCGTCGTGATCGTTCGCCCCGCCACCAGCGAGGTCAATCCGGGCCAGTTGATCGCGCTGGCGGCCGCCGTCGGGTTCGGCGTATCGGTCGCGATGGTCAAATCGCTCACCCGGACCGAGCAGACGCTCTCGATCATGTTCTGGATGCTGGTGGTGCAATCGGTGGCTGGTTTGTTTCCCGCGCTCTACGTCTGGACGTGGCCGCCAACCTATCTCTGGGGCTGGGTCGTGGTGATCGCGTTTTGCGGCACATTCTCCCACTACTGCATGGCGCGCGCGCTGCTGCATGCGGATGCCACCGTGGTGATCCCGATGGATTTTCTGCGGGTTCCACTGAGCGCCGCCGCCGGCTGGCTGATCTATTCGGAACGGCTGGATCTGCTCACCGTGCTCGGCGCCGCACTGATCCTCACCGGCAATCTGTTGAACCTGAAACCGAATTCTTCGACTAAGGCGTCCGCCCCAAGCTGA
- the cysK gene encoding cysteine synthase A, producing MDASSATSAVQRPGRGRVFDSIVDAIGDTPIVRLRKLPEAHGVSATILAKLEYFNPAASVKDRIGAAMVIAMEKAGVINADTVLIEPTSGNTGIALAFVAASRGYRLKLVMPESMSIERRKMLAFLGAEIILTPAAQGMKGSIATAEELVRTTPNAVMPQQFKNLANPEIHRRTTAEEVWNDTGGNIDFFVAGVGTGGTITGVGQVLKPRKPSLRVVAVEPEESPVLSGGQHTPHKIQGIGAGFIPDILDRSVIDEIVKVNGPTAIEMSRALARMEGIPGGISSGAAIAAALAIGKRPESAGKTILAIVPSFSERYLSTALFEGI from the coding sequence ATGGATGCGTCGTCAGCCACAAGTGCAGTGCAACGTCCGGGGCGGGGCCGGGTTTTCGACTCCATCGTCGATGCGATCGGCGACACCCCGATCGTCCGCTTGCGCAAATTGCCGGAGGCGCATGGTGTTAGCGCAACCATCCTGGCCAAGCTCGAATACTTCAATCCAGCCGCGAGCGTCAAAGACCGCATTGGCGCGGCGATGGTGATCGCGATGGAGAAGGCCGGCGTGATCAACGCCGACACCGTGCTGATCGAGCCGACCTCCGGCAATACCGGCATCGCGCTGGCCTTTGTCGCGGCCTCGCGCGGCTACCGGCTGAAACTGGTGATGCCGGAATCGATGTCGATCGAGCGGCGCAAGATGCTGGCCTTCCTCGGCGCCGAGATCATCCTGACGCCGGCAGCCCAGGGCATGAAGGGCTCGATCGCGACCGCGGAGGAACTGGTGCGAACCACGCCCAACGCCGTGATGCCGCAACAGTTCAAGAACCTCGCCAATCCCGAAATTCACCGCCGCACCACGGCGGAAGAAGTCTGGAATGACACCGGCGGCAACATCGATTTCTTCGTAGCTGGCGTCGGCACCGGCGGCACGATTACCGGCGTCGGACAGGTGCTGAAGCCACGCAAGCCGTCATTGCGGGTGGTCGCCGTCGAGCCGGAGGAAAGCCCGGTGCTGTCGGGCGGGCAGCATACGCCGCACAAGATTCAGGGCATTGGCGCCGGCTTCATCCCGGACATCCTGGACCGTTCGGTCATCGACGAGATCGTCAAGGTCAACGGCCCGACCGCGATCGAAATGTCGCGCGCACTGGCGCGCATGGAAGGCATCCCCGGCGGTATTTCCTCGGGCGCCGCGATTGCGGCGGCGCTTGCGATCGGCAAGCGTCCCGAGAGCGCCGGCAAGACCATCCTCGCGATCGTGCCGTCATTCTCCGAGCGCTATTTGTCAACCGCACTGTTTGAAGGAATCTAG
- a CDS encoding TetR/AcrR family transcriptional regulator has product MGLTATKARPAKRDVPKSRGGRPTKSAAIERDQRLIEVATRLFLDRGYDATSLDAVAEAARVSKPTVYSRYGDKRGLFAEVLRREIARWLAPLAEAAEVQLTRSSDISVEQRLIEVGREMLMFTCGPDAVAFSRMMTSQAINFPDIAKLGREEGWLKAVSTTARFFDRLVAQGAMDVEDTGIAAEVFLDVVVGHTHRMATFGTPLEMKSAEKRMRSAIRLFLAGALGPSSRVQSTPKGTIRRRPSR; this is encoded by the coding sequence ATGGGATTGACTGCGACTAAGGCCAGACCGGCGAAACGAGACGTCCCGAAGTCGCGCGGCGGCCGGCCGACGAAAAGCGCCGCCATCGAGCGCGATCAGCGGCTGATCGAAGTTGCCACCCGTCTTTTTCTGGACCGGGGCTACGATGCGACTTCGCTTGATGCGGTTGCGGAAGCAGCCCGGGTCAGCAAGCCCACCGTCTATTCGCGCTACGGCGACAAGCGCGGGCTATTTGCGGAGGTGCTGAGGCGCGAGATTGCGCGCTGGCTTGCGCCGCTTGCTGAAGCGGCGGAGGTGCAGCTCACGCGTTCCTCGGACATTTCGGTCGAGCAGCGCCTGATAGAGGTCGGGCGCGAGATGCTGATGTTCACCTGCGGACCCGATGCCGTCGCGTTCAGCCGCATGATGACGTCACAGGCCATCAACTTTCCCGACATTGCCAAACTTGGCAGGGAAGAAGGCTGGTTGAAGGCCGTTTCCACCACCGCGCGCTTCTTTGATCGTTTGGTCGCACAGGGCGCTATGGACGTCGAGGATACCGGCATCGCGGCTGAGGTCTTTCTCGACGTGGTCGTCGGTCACACGCACCGCATGGCGACGTTCGGAACGCCGCTGGAGATGAAGTCCGCCGAAAAACGCATGCGCTCGGCGATCAGGCTGTTCCTGGCCGGTGCGCTTGGGCCATCAAGCCGCGTTCAGTCCACGCCTAAAGGAACCATTCGGCGGCGCCCTTCCCGCTGA
- a CDS encoding sorbosone dehydrogenase family protein — protein sequence MNMSGIFARIVALIGAVALLWRRSQGSAPAPAWGNAPAIPEAKPQGAIPTLKMPTAQGWGDGQKPTAAPGLKVNAFATGLDHPRWINVLPNGDVLIAESNQIAGPPRNVFHYAMQATMRRAAALGVSADRITLLRDRDGDGVAEGRGVFMEGLSQPFGMALVGDTFYVGNTDGVVAFPYAAGADRIIAEGRKLVAFKPGGHWTRSLLPSADGKKLYAGVGSLSNIAEGGMEVEEGRAAIYELDLAGGTSRIFASGLRNAVGLAWEPNTSVLWTVVNERDGLGDETPPDYLTSVRDGGFYGWPYCYWGQTVDDRVPQDPAMVAKAIQPDYALGGHTASLGLCWMPSGTLPGFPDGMVIGQHGSWNRSTLSGYAVVFVPFENGRPSGPPRDILTGFLAPDEKVSYGRPVGVTLGPDGSLLVADDVGNVIWRVTGA from the coding sequence ATGAACATGTCGGGTATTTTTGCGCGCATCGTCGCGCTGATCGGTGCCGTCGCGCTCCTATGGCGCCGTTCGCAGGGATCTGCGCCTGCACCGGCATGGGGCAACGCGCCGGCGATTCCGGAGGCAAAGCCGCAAGGCGCCATTCCGACGCTCAAGATGCCGACGGCCCAGGGCTGGGGCGACGGGCAAAAGCCGACCGCTGCACCCGGGCTCAAGGTCAACGCGTTTGCGACCGGCCTCGACCATCCGCGCTGGATCAACGTGCTGCCCAATGGCGACGTCCTCATTGCCGAGTCGAACCAGATCGCCGGACCGCCCAGGAACGTGTTTCATTATGCGATGCAGGCGACGATGCGGCGTGCCGCGGCGCTCGGCGTCAGCGCCGACCGCATCACGTTGCTGCGGGATCGCGACGGTGACGGCGTTGCCGAAGGACGCGGGGTTTTCATGGAAGGTTTGAGCCAGCCGTTCGGCATGGCGCTGGTCGGCGACACCTTCTATGTCGGAAACACCGACGGCGTCGTCGCCTTTCCATATGCCGCGGGCGCGGACCGCATCATCGCCGAGGGGCGCAAACTCGTCGCATTCAAGCCCGGCGGGCACTGGACGCGGAGCCTGCTGCCGAGCGCGGACGGCAAAAAACTCTATGCCGGCGTCGGCTCGCTCAGCAACATCGCCGAGGGCGGCATGGAGGTCGAGGAAGGCCGCGCCGCGATCTATGAGCTCGATCTGGCCGGGGGCACGAGCCGCATCTTCGCCAGCGGGCTGCGTAATGCCGTGGGCCTGGCATGGGAGCCCAACACAAGCGTGCTCTGGACCGTCGTCAACGAGCGCGATGGCCTCGGCGACGAGACGCCGCCGGACTACCTGACTTCAGTGCGCGACGGCGGCTTCTACGGCTGGCCCTATTGCTACTGGGGCCAGACGGTGGACGACCGCGTGCCGCAGGATCCGGCCATGGTCGCGAAGGCTATACAACCGGACTATGCACTCGGCGGGCATACCGCGTCGCTGGGCCTGTGCTGGATGCCATCAGGCACGCTGCCGGGCTTTCCGGACGGCATGGTGATCGGTCAGCACGGCTCCTGGAATCGCAGCACGCTGAGCGGCTACGCCGTCGTGTTCGTGCCGTTCGAGAACGGGCGCCCGTCGGGCCCGCCGCGGGATATTCTGACGGGGTTTCTCGCACCCGACGAGAAGGTCTCCTATGGCCGGCCGGTCGGCGTCACGCTCGGCCCCGACGGCTCACTGCTGGTGGCCGACGATGTCGGCAACGTAATCTGGCGCGTGACGGGTGCGTAG
- a CDS encoding PepSY domain-containing protein translates to MLAAALVAVILPAPVYAVASSPGEPASLRNEAEESAASDQQAVNRELALFRGSAVSMSQAMAIAEALHAGATTADVSFDGASDSPVYRVKTLHNDRIWQHAIDATTGKLVGGEAALPLKEFDAEERSNLVALKTIRHRLADAVRVAEQAASGKAISGGLVRERGRLNFAIVVMSGSDLKEVILEPPGATGRR, encoded by the coding sequence TTGCTTGCAGCCGCCCTGGTGGCGGTCATCCTCCCTGCCCCGGTCTATGCTGTCGCGTCGTCGCCCGGCGAGCCAGCCTCGCTCCGCAATGAGGCCGAGGAGAGTGCTGCGTCCGACCAGCAGGCGGTCAACCGCGAGCTCGCGCTTTTCCGCGGGTCGGCTGTCTCGATGAGCCAAGCGATGGCCATCGCCGAAGCCCTGCATGCCGGCGCGACGACCGCCGATGTCAGCTTCGACGGTGCGTCGGATTCACCGGTCTACCGCGTAAAGACCCTTCACAACGACCGCATCTGGCAACATGCCATCGACGCCACGACTGGCAAGCTCGTCGGCGGCGAAGCCGCCCTGCCGCTGAAGGAGTTCGATGCCGAGGAGCGCAGCAACCTCGTTGCACTCAAGACGATCCGACACCGCCTGGCAGATGCCGTTCGCGTGGCCGAGCAAGCGGCGTCGGGCAAGGCCATCAGCGGCGGCCTGGTCCGCGAACGCGGCCGGCTGAATTTCGCAATCGTCGTCATGAGTGGCAGCGACCTGAAGGAGGTCATCCTCGAGCCTCCTGGCGCCACAGGTCGGCGATGA
- a CDS encoding caspase family protein — MRYPTLILSAICMLFTAGAASAEKRVAFVVGNGAYKNVAPLPNPSVDAKAIAATLRNVGFEVVEGSNLTRDKMTERLLDFGKKAQGADVALFFYAGHGIAISGTNYLLPIDADIKSEMDVKLGAAINIDLTLEQTMGDAKVKLVFLDACRDNPFAAKIKSNAATRSVNVQTGLAEMKSGEGTLIAFATGPGQTALDGQEGNNSPFTRALLANLTQPGVEIQQAMTKVRAQVNEETNKGQLPWGHTNLIGTVYLNGAPAPGAVAAATPAAGASKASDVELEFWRSIKDSNKPEELNAYLSNYPNGQFRSLALSRIASLESGAKDATATRNLSTGIDPATFKDEANQTTEDQIGLDKGQRRDVQRRLTGLGFDTKVSGQFDQATRGVITRWQAARGYPKSGYLNKLQHKALLTEIVATAPTASSSDEERPAKRRASSQPQAQPQAQAQPQPRQHSAPGPDPAGAGRFIGGVVGGMLR; from the coding sequence ATGCGCTACCCAACCCTCATTTTGTCCGCCATCTGCATGCTCTTTACGGCGGGTGCCGCCAGCGCCGAGAAGCGTGTTGCGTTCGTCGTCGGTAACGGCGCCTACAAGAACGTAGCCCCGCTGCCGAACCCGTCGGTGGATGCGAAGGCGATCGCCGCGACGCTTCGCAATGTCGGATTCGAAGTGGTCGAGGGCTCCAATCTCACGCGCGACAAGATGACCGAGCGGCTGCTCGACTTCGGCAAGAAGGCGCAAGGCGCCGACGTCGCGCTGTTCTTCTACGCCGGTCACGGCATCGCCATCTCGGGCACCAACTATCTGTTGCCGATAGACGCCGACATCAAATCCGAAATGGACGTCAAGCTGGGCGCCGCGATCAATATCGACCTCACGCTCGAGCAGACCATGGGCGACGCCAAGGTCAAGCTGGTGTTCCTCGATGCCTGCCGCGACAACCCGTTTGCGGCCAAGATCAAGTCGAACGCCGCGACCCGCAGCGTCAACGTGCAGACCGGTCTCGCCGAAATGAAATCCGGCGAAGGCACGCTGATCGCGTTCGCGACCGGCCCGGGCCAGACCGCGCTCGATGGCCAGGAAGGCAACAACAGCCCGTTCACCCGCGCCCTTCTCGCCAACCTCACCCAGCCCGGCGTCGAGATCCAGCAGGCGATGACCAAGGTCCGCGCCCAGGTCAATGAGGAGACCAACAAGGGACAACTGCCCTGGGGTCACACCAATCTGATCGGTACGGTCTATCTGAACGGCGCGCCCGCGCCCGGAGCGGTGGCCGCTGCAACGCCGGCGGCGGGCGCTTCAAAGGCGTCGGACGTCGAACTGGAGTTCTGGCGCTCGATCAAGGATTCCAACAAGCCGGAAGAACTCAATGCCTATCTGAGCAACTACCCGAACGGTCAGTTCCGCTCGCTGGCGTTGTCGCGCATTGCCTCGCTTGAGAGCGGTGCAAAGGATGCAACCGCAACCCGCAACCTGAGCACGGGCATCGATCCCGCGACCTTCAAGGATGAAGCCAACCAGACCACCGAGGACCAGATCGGCCTCGACAAGGGCCAGCGCCGCGACGTGCAGCGCCGCCTGACCGGGCTCGGCTTCGACACCAAGGTCAGCGGTCAGTTCGATCAGGCAACCCGCGGCGTGATCACGCGCTGGCAGGCCGCCCGCGGCTATCCCAAGAGCGGCTACCTCAACAAGCTGCAGCACAAGGCGCTGTTGACCGAGATCGTGGCGACCGCGCCGACGGCGAGTTCCAGTGACGAGGAGCGTCCTGCCAAGCGCCGTGCCAGCAGCCAACCGCAAGCTCAACCGCAAGCGCAAGCTCAGCCGCAACCGCGCCAGCACAGTGCGCCCGGTCCTGACCCCGCCGGCGCCGGGCGCTTCATCGGCGGCGTCGTGGGCGGCATGCTGCGCTGA